In the Theobroma cacao cultivar B97-61/B2 chromosome 1, Criollo_cocoa_genome_V2, whole genome shotgun sequence genome, one interval contains:
- the LOC18611376 gene encoding probable hexokinase-like 2 protein isoform X1, with translation MKKEVALAVVTTTAATVVVVVTLVRQYWKQKKDRQWKKCQQIIRIFARECATPVPKLWEVANAMVSDMEASLSSDEARSCLNMLVSYVSPLPTGNEQGMYYGVNLRGTDFLMVCARLGGKNEPISDFYKEEISLPSNVMLGTSQELYDIIAVELSKFISAHPENNDETAANDKKLGFTLSYAANQAAATSGAAIKWKNFSADDIVKGGKELVSEINQDLEKHGVNMRVHALVDDTVGDLAGARYYNKESVAAICLGMGTNAAYVDTAQSGPIWRGSLLPNSGEIVISIEWGNFNSCQLPITQFDASLDAESSNPGSRIFEKLISGMYLGEIVRRVLAKMAKETALFGETVPPKLLIPYLLRPPDMAAMHQDTSEDREVVHEKLKEIFGITNSTEMAREIVAEVCDIVTERGARLAGAGIVAITKKLGRIANRRSVITIEGGLYEHYRIFRNYLHSSVWEMLGDELSGNIIIEHAHGGSGAGALFLAASQNPDS, from the exons ACGACAGCTGCAACAGTTGTGGTGGTGGTGACTCTGGTGAGGCAATATTGGAAGCAAAAAAAGGACCGACAATGGAAGAAATGTCAACAAATTATCCGTATATTTGCAAGGGAATGTGCAACTCCGGTCCCCAAGTTATGGGAAGTGGCTAATGCCATGGTATCTGATATGGAAGCCTCACTTTCTTCAGATGAAGCAAGAAGTTGCCTCAACATGCTTGTTTCCTACGTCTCTCCTCTTCCCACGGG GAATGAGCAGGGAATGTATTATGGGGTGAACTTGAGAGGAACGGATTTTTTGATGGTGTGTGCGAGGCTTGGAGGCAAAAATGAGCCTATTTCTGATTTCTATAAAGAGGAGATTTCTCTTCCCTCAAATGTCATGCTGGGAACTTCACAG GAATTATACGATATCATAGCCGTGGAGCTATCAAAATTTATCTCGGCTCATCCCGAGAACAATGATGAAACAGCAGCAAATGACAAGAAACTGGGGTTTACCTTGTCATATGCAGCGAACCAAGCTGCAGCCACCTCTGGCGCTGCTATTAAATGGAAAAATTTCTCTGCTGACGACATAGTTAAG GGAGGAAAGGAACTGGTTAGCGAAATCAATCAAGATCTGGAAAAACACGGCGTAAATATGCGTGTTCATGCATTA GTTGATGACACTGTTGGAGATTTAGCTGGTGCTAGATACTATAATAAGGAAAGTGTGGCTGCAATTTGCTTAGGAATGGGCACAAATGCTGCTTACGTAGATACAGCCCAATCAGGCCCCATATGGCGCGGCTCATTATTGCCAAATTCAGGCGAGATA GTTATTAGCATCGAATGGGGAAACTTCAATTCCTGCCAACTTCCTATAACTCAGTTTGATGCTTCTTTAGATGCTGAAAGTTCGAATCCTGGTAGCCGG ATCTTCGAAAAGCTGATTTCAGGAATGTATTTGGGAGAAATTGTAAGAAGAGTTTTAGCTAAGATGGCAAAGGAAACGGCCCTGTTTGGTGAAACTGTACCTCCAAAACTTCTGATTCCCTACCTGCTAAG ACCGCCAGATATGGCTGCAATGCATCAAGATACATCAGAAGATCGTGAAGTTGTGCATGAAAAACTCAAGGAAATATTTGGG ATCACCAATTCTACAGAAATGGCAAGAGAAATTGTTGCAGAGGTATGTGACATCGTAACAGAACGCGGAGCCCGTCTGGCTGGAGCAGGCATTGTGGCCATTACAAAGAAGCTTGGGAGAATAGCCAACAGAAGGAGTGTTATTACAATAGAAGGCGGGCTTTATGAGCACTACAGAATCTTCAGAAATTATCTTCACAGCAGTGTTTGGGAAATGCTTGGGGATGAGCTCTCAGGCAACATAATAATTGAACATGCTCATGGTGGCTCTGGAGCTGGTGCTCTGTTTCTTGCTGCTTCTCAGAATCCCGACTCCTGA
- the LOC18611376 gene encoding probable hexokinase-like 2 protein isoform X2: MKKEVALAVVTTTAATVVVVVTLVRQYWKQKKDRQWKKCQQIIRIFARECATPVPKLWEVANAMVSDMEASLSSDEARSCLNMLVSYVSPLPTGNEQGMYYGVNLRGTDFLMVCARLGGKNEPISDFYKEEISLPSNVMLGTSQELYDIIAVELSKFISAHPENNDETAANDKKLGFTLSYAANQAAATSGAAIKWKNFSADDIGGKELVSEINQDLEKHGVNMRVHALVDDTVGDLAGARYYNKESVAAICLGMGTNAAYVDTAQSGPIWRGSLLPNSGEIVISIEWGNFNSCQLPITQFDASLDAESSNPGSRIFEKLISGMYLGEIVRRVLAKMAKETALFGETVPPKLLIPYLLRPPDMAAMHQDTSEDREVVHEKLKEIFGITNSTEMAREIVAEVCDIVTERGARLAGAGIVAITKKLGRIANRRSVITIEGGLYEHYRIFRNYLHSSVWEMLGDELSGNIIIEHAHGGSGAGALFLAASQNPDS; the protein is encoded by the exons ACGACAGCTGCAACAGTTGTGGTGGTGGTGACTCTGGTGAGGCAATATTGGAAGCAAAAAAAGGACCGACAATGGAAGAAATGTCAACAAATTATCCGTATATTTGCAAGGGAATGTGCAACTCCGGTCCCCAAGTTATGGGAAGTGGCTAATGCCATGGTATCTGATATGGAAGCCTCACTTTCTTCAGATGAAGCAAGAAGTTGCCTCAACATGCTTGTTTCCTACGTCTCTCCTCTTCCCACGGG GAATGAGCAGGGAATGTATTATGGGGTGAACTTGAGAGGAACGGATTTTTTGATGGTGTGTGCGAGGCTTGGAGGCAAAAATGAGCCTATTTCTGATTTCTATAAAGAGGAGATTTCTCTTCCCTCAAATGTCATGCTGGGAACTTCACAG GAATTATACGATATCATAGCCGTGGAGCTATCAAAATTTATCTCGGCTCATCCCGAGAACAATGATGAAACAGCAGCAAATGACAAGAAACTGGGGTTTACCTTGTCATATGCAGCGAACCAAGCTGCAGCCACCTCTGGCGCTGCTATTAAATGGAAAAATTTCTCTGCTGACGACATA GGAGGAAAGGAACTGGTTAGCGAAATCAATCAAGATCTGGAAAAACACGGCGTAAATATGCGTGTTCATGCATTA GTTGATGACACTGTTGGAGATTTAGCTGGTGCTAGATACTATAATAAGGAAAGTGTGGCTGCAATTTGCTTAGGAATGGGCACAAATGCTGCTTACGTAGATACAGCCCAATCAGGCCCCATATGGCGCGGCTCATTATTGCCAAATTCAGGCGAGATA GTTATTAGCATCGAATGGGGAAACTTCAATTCCTGCCAACTTCCTATAACTCAGTTTGATGCTTCTTTAGATGCTGAAAGTTCGAATCCTGGTAGCCGG ATCTTCGAAAAGCTGATTTCAGGAATGTATTTGGGAGAAATTGTAAGAAGAGTTTTAGCTAAGATGGCAAAGGAAACGGCCCTGTTTGGTGAAACTGTACCTCCAAAACTTCTGATTCCCTACCTGCTAAG ACCGCCAGATATGGCTGCAATGCATCAAGATACATCAGAAGATCGTGAAGTTGTGCATGAAAAACTCAAGGAAATATTTGGG ATCACCAATTCTACAGAAATGGCAAGAGAAATTGTTGCAGAGGTATGTGACATCGTAACAGAACGCGGAGCCCGTCTGGCTGGAGCAGGCATTGTGGCCATTACAAAGAAGCTTGGGAGAATAGCCAACAGAAGGAGTGTTATTACAATAGAAGGCGGGCTTTATGAGCACTACAGAATCTTCAGAAATTATCTTCACAGCAGTGTTTGGGAAATGCTTGGGGATGAGCTCTCAGGCAACATAATAATTGAACATGCTCATGGTGGCTCTGGAGCTGGTGCTCTGTTTCTTGCTGCTTCTCAGAATCCCGACTCCTGA